In Vibrio lentus, a single genomic region encodes these proteins:
- the bioB gene encoding biotin synthase BioB produces MEVRHDWTVAEVTALLEKPFMDLMFEAQVVHRQYQEHNHVQVSTLLSIKTGACPEDCKYCPQSAHYRTDVDKERLMEVERVLDAAQKAKNAGSTRFCMGAAWKNPKERDMPHLTDMIKGVKGMGLETCMTLGMLTPDQADELAGAGLDYYNHNLDTSPEFYGSIITTRTYQDRLDTLSHVRDAGMKICSGGIIGMGESTNDRAGLLVELANLPVHPESVPINMLVKVKGTPMENVDDVESFDFIKLIAIARIMMPMSAVRLSAGRENMNEQMQAMCFMAGANSIFYGCKLLTTPNPDEDTDMQLFKKLGINSQQVAQKPDEIQENELLDQVVERVAARPTKDDMFYDAIV; encoded by the coding sequence GTGGAAGTTCGTCATGACTGGACAGTTGCTGAAGTAACAGCGCTGCTTGAAAAACCGTTTATGGATTTAATGTTTGAAGCTCAAGTCGTTCATAGACAGTACCAAGAGCACAACCACGTGCAGGTGAGTACGCTTCTATCAATTAAGACCGGTGCTTGTCCTGAAGATTGCAAGTACTGCCCTCAAAGTGCTCACTACCGAACGGATGTCGACAAAGAACGCTTAATGGAAGTAGAGCGTGTTTTGGATGCGGCGCAAAAAGCCAAGAACGCGGGTTCGACTCGTTTCTGTATGGGCGCGGCATGGAAAAACCCGAAAGAACGCGATATGCCTCACCTGACTGATATGATTAAAGGTGTAAAAGGCATGGGCCTAGAAACGTGTATGACGCTAGGTATGCTAACGCCAGATCAAGCAGATGAGCTAGCGGGTGCAGGTCTGGATTACTACAATCACAACCTTGATACTTCTCCTGAGTTCTATGGCAGCATCATTACTACTCGTACTTACCAAGATCGTTTAGACACTCTATCTCACGTACGTGATGCCGGAATGAAGATTTGCTCTGGCGGTATCATTGGTATGGGCGAAAGCACCAATGACCGTGCAGGTCTACTTGTTGAGCTAGCGAACCTCCCAGTCCACCCTGAAAGTGTGCCAATCAACATGTTGGTAAAAGTAAAAGGCACACCGATGGAAAACGTCGATGATGTTGAATCTTTTGACTTCATTAAGCTGATTGCGATTGCTCGTATCATGATGCCAATGTCTGCGGTTCGTCTATCAGCGGGCCGTGAGAATATGAATGAACAGATGCAAGCGATGTGTTTCATGGCTGGCGCGAACTCTATCTTCTACGGTTGTAAGCTACTGACTACACCAAACCCAGATGAAGACACGGATATGCAGCTGTTTAAGAAGTTAGGTATCAACAGCCAACAAGTGGCTCAGAAGCCTGATGAAATTCAAGAAAACGAACTGTTAGATCAAGTGGTGGAGCGGGTTGCTGCTCGTCCAACGAAAGATGACATGTTCTACGATGCCATTGTTTAA